Sequence from the Prunus persica cultivar Lovell chromosome G5, Prunus_persica_NCBIv2, whole genome shotgun sequence genome:
cccctggcaggtctcgggcgcCACGCAGTCtacccgagccgcaaactggcaaAATAAGGGGACTAtgatcagcctgatccgccggCAGATTCCTCGATGACACCAAGTCAGCTCGAGTCGCTCTAGCAGGATGcagggaccgtagtcagcctgatccgcaatcctggcaggtctcggggacacagagtcagccgagccgcaatcctggcaggtctcgggacaccaagtctgccGAGCCACAAATTctggcactcacggtccgagcgtccccgaaactcgtgaggcaaagtCAAGTGCACTGGCATAAATTGAAATCGgactggatgtccgtagacatcggtccAACTCTGGGTAATCACCAAGTAAAGGGTGGGTACATGGTGGTTctaaaataaactatttttagaaaaatctaatAACTCACTGCCTTTTTGTGAAACTAAAATTTAACTGCTGTCTCCTCTGATAGAGttctcaaactctgctttttATATTACTGAGCTTCAATAACTGAACAACCGTAAATCAAAGTATTGTACAGCACAGATCACGTTCGAAATGAATAGTTCATAAAACttcttcaagatcaaataatgacATTAACCCATATAAACTAATTTGTAAAAGCTTATTTGTATAAactcattataaaaaaaatcacttaaataATCTCATTTATATAATTCATGCATATAAAATCGTTTAAGATATAACTCATGCATATAAAATCGTTATGAAAGAAAGTCTACTCACTGATGGTCCGAGCTAATTGGACCCTTCGAAGGTCCTTCCTGCAGGTCGACTGGACATCTGGTGCCTGATTATCCATgaataataaatcaataaactgctgaataaaaataatcaaattaaacaccctgcccccggctcctagaaatacgtgcactcattttaaagtTACTCTTATGCCCACATTAGATTTTTAGACAGTTAGAATGACCTTAAGAGACCCGAAGCCTTACTAAGCGATATACTGCCAGATCGGCCGATCCCGGACCCCGTGGGTCCACGGTCTCCGATGGCCAATCTGGGCTCCTCTGAAGGTTCCTCACAGAGAAGGAACCATGTTCTgcgagtttggtccgaaacggacggtcggattagccaaaatcgcgttatcgcttaaaatccaaaccctagccccagggttcgcgatttcggagtatccaggactccgattcgcaatccgtcaaatcctacacgatcctgaaaTCATGTAGAGCGACATATCCGAAATTCAGCGCGATCCGACGATTTGACGACACTGCACCCAAGGATCACGCGATATGGAAAATCcattcggggctcaaacggacttCGAATCGAgatccgtgaaatcctacGCGCTGGTGATGACACGAGGATCTCAAAACTGCCTAGAGTTActccaccaccctcgcccacgcgccccAGCACGCGCGGGCAGATTCGGGTGTCTAAAGCGATACCGAGTGGCCGAAAAATCTCGgaaccaagactccaaactcctatcctaggtaaaacaccccattttgagtcacttttgttcttggacataccccaaaaagtgatcGAAAACAGtagatcacggcggccgaagtttcggccaATTTTCAAGTCGAAAATCGAACCCTTTAGGGCTAAAATCGATCGAAATCCATATATCCATTAGCTAGAACACGAAAAAtagctgagaaaccataccttactagatcgatttggtggagaattgaaggagaaaatcGAGCTCAAAGTTCAAACTGGAAATCCGGCGAAAATGGAGTTTTCCGGCGAGCTCCGGCCACGGAAACTCCGGCGAAGGGTCAAGCAACGTCGGCGGTCGAGTGGTGGTTCGTTTGGTACCAACGGCGGAGATCGGTTCCAAGTGTGGCGGCCGTGGCGTCAAGGAGAAGGAGGAAAGGTCGGGCGGCTGGAGCAAAaatcgggaggagagagaaatgaggagagagagaaggaaaaagggttaaaaatctgacttttggtcaaattaccattttgcccttcacggtattttgatcgtatcttcttcgttacaactccgattcgggtctactccgtgtctacggactcctctcgccgtgctctacgcaacggcgcAAGCGGAATTGCCAAATTATttctcgatcaaaaagtcaatttttcccctattaaataatgcgagggcaaaattgtcttttatgCTAGAAGATATTATCCttactttttagatattttatttctttttagatatttttttttgggttattacaagtataatacatatacatatatatgtacattataatagataatatatatgggtatgttataataataatatacattaatatacgtgtatatatgtagattatatatgtatgtatatacatatatattataaaatacatatgtatatataatatatataatatatgtatatattattatatacatatgtatacgtatatacatgtatataatatatatgtgtatataagtgtatctatatattataatatatacatgggtataatacatatacatatatatataaatatatatatatatatatatgtatattataatagataatatatatgggtatgttataataataatatacatgtatatatgtgtatatatgtatattataatatatatatacatatagtataaatatataatgtatatgtgtatatatgtgtgtatatatatattataatacatacatgggtatagtatatatatacacatatatgtatatatatgtgtttatatatatatatatatatatatatatgtgtgtgtattataatatataatatatatatatatattacataggcttaaatgctaaaatagtccctgtgttttatcttgttggccaatttagtccatgtgtttttaatttagcCAATTTGGTCCTTGTGTTTAGCACTGTTAGCCAATGTGGCccattttgttaaaattaccattaaataaacatgataattctttttttcttcttcttccttcgaAAACctataaattttgttgaaattaatttataaaaattggattaatttaaaaacatatTAAAACTTCATTAGAACTAAAACATAGCATTagaaaaaagattttaaaaaaagaaaaggatgggCGCAGGGCTGCTCAGCAATGTGGTTGAGGGGAGTGGGGCGATGACTGCATGATGAAGATTCTACTGAGAAATGGTCAGGAGATAGGGATTgttcttgagagagagagagagagagagagagagagagagagagagagaaggggaggGGTGGGTGGCTGTGGCTTGGGGAGTTGGGGTTTTTGCGTGTGGGTGAGTTGTTGCTGGGGAGAAAGGGTGTTGCTAAAATGGTGTTGTCCTTTGGTTTTTAATTGCTTTTAGCTTttaaatcttatttttatttcataattatttattttatagattgaattcaaatatttttattttttattttttattaatattttaatagaagTTTAACGGATTTTATTACATTAGTTAACGGTCCGAAACACAAGGACAAATTagccaaattgaaaacaaatggACTAAATTGGCTAACTGGCTAAAACACAGGGATCATTTTAGCATTTAAGccttacatatatacatgtatgctattattataatattcatatgtatgtgtatatgggtatattataataataatatacgtgtatatatctatatgtatttatatatattatctatgtatatatgtgtttatatatatatatacatgtatatgtgtatatacgtgtatatatgtacattaatatataatatattatatatattacatatatacatgtatgctattattataatattaatatgtatgtgtatatgggtatattataataataatatacgtgtatatatctatatgtatttatatatatattatatatgtatacagagagcttccattgagggatccctcaaataagcttatttgagggacactccttgtaggccccactccggattgtatttcactaatccaaaccgtctattttgtagatactcattcaaagatcatccctacaaaaaattacttgaatccgatatcatttgaccactcaattaagttattgaaattttagcattttcttgaagtaccgtgttcattgattttgtaagacacaattggaaaccgttttgtctaattttttgttaggatgatctatgaatgaagacctaaaaaatagatggtttggatcattgggaaaaaaattgtagggtaccctaaagggcgtccctcaaataattttatttgagggatccctcaatagaaggggactgtatatgtatatatgtgtttatatatatatacatgtatatgtgtatatacatgtatatatgtacattatattatatgtgtatgtaataataataataataataataataataatagtaatatatgttattactattacaatataatatatgcatcttataCATTGGTGAACACATTACTAGttaatcctccctttctacatgggcTTAATAGTCTCCTCCTAAAgatgtgtttttggtgggcccggtattagcaatcctatttaagactagaattaaattaaacaaacatggtactaaatttagtccaagccagCCCAAGCCAAGCCTgcgtaccaaacgacccctctATGTTCAAATAatgatatttttaattgcatctattttcatttattcattaatttgtttcatgCATAAACTGCGTCTCTTCTACTATCTAATTTTTGTACCCTTGCTTCTATCTCTTCCTAGTTCTAGACCCCTTCTGGTATCAAAGTCGTAAGTGTTGAAGAGTGAGTCTAAGTCGCAACTCATCCAACTCAAGTGGCTGGTTTAGGATTTCCGAGTTGaagtttttcaatttcttcttttatttaattcaaagtttttcaAGTTTCCTACTCCTTTTCTCTCTGGACCACACAGTAAGACCTAGAATCCAAACGATAAGTCCCAGGTAGAGGCACGAGCGGCTGCGACATGATAGGGGACAGAGAGAGTCACTAGGTACCTCCTTAGACCGAGAGTTAAGTTTATGAGTTACTGTTCACATTCTTCTTAGTAATCCAAACCTTAACCTTGAGTAAAAATGAGTCGTTTTCTTATAACCAACTCTTGTAATTCGAGTAGCTCTAGAGCCAATATTGGTAAAATCCCTGAGATAGTTAATGAAGAACAACTAGAATATGAATCTAATAATGAATTATATTTTCGAGATTAGAATATACTAGACCCCTTTTGGTATCAGAGtattggaatatatatatatatatatatattgctacAAGTACCATACACTCCAAACTATTGCTGGTACTCCTCTTATTCCAGGAAAATAATCGAGAATACCAATTCTTAGCAGCCAACCCATAGGACTAGATAACTCTCAGGTTTACTGGCTATCTGTGAAGGTTGCTGTAAAGATCACCTGCAATCTCCCCACCATCCAACCTTCAATCTTGACCATCACCTGCAATCTCCCCTTCTTTCCTTTCATAACTCTTTTTTCCCTCCTtaatctcctctctctcttgatGTTGGCTGTTTAATGGAATGTCTTTGGCTCTAGAAAGAAATACCCAGATTCACACAcggtggttttttttatattaattttttttttccaatttttaatttattattattattattaatgggTGAAATGGGTTGTGTCGTGTGATTTGCGAATTGTAACGGGTCGTGTTCgtgtttgatatttttcacACGTTTTCTTAACGGGTCTTGTCGTGTCAAACCCGTTAAGAAAAGCGGGTTGATACGAACACGACACGACTACTGCAAACACAATACGAATACCAGGTCTATTTTTCACTGTCTTCATTATCTCGATATTATCACAATATTATCACAATATTATCTTAAAACGAGAGAATTTTAAAAGATCAAGACAAGGAACAAAAAGGATTTGAGTAGTGTGAGGATCTCTTTCAGGTAGGACTAGGATTCTTGATTGataaatttatgttttctcTACTTTTAAGAAAGGGTTTTTCATTAATAGCCAATTTCAACATGGCATATTATACAATTACCCATATATAACTTATTTGGAGGGAAAATTCCAAtattaactatttttttaattaattcttagtgtgttaaattttttttaaaaccaattaaaaataacaagTGGCTAGTTTTGGGATTTTCCCTCCAAATGAGTTTTAGGCAAAATTGTAGCAATGATCCCTGGACTAAGATCAAACTTTACTTTCATCCCTTATATTGTTAAATTGTTACAGTGGTGTTTCAATTAGATCTTATGTTGCATCATTGGTCTTTCCGTCAACTTAGTTAAAATTAAGGGCAAATTGAGAAAttcataattcttttttttttcctctctctctctccccctttcTCTCCTCCCCTCCTGTGCACTCTCCCCGTTCCCCTATTCCCCCATGACTACCACCTGCAAACTCCAACCCTCAAACATATCCCACAGCCACCCTCTACCTTAGCCCCAACCCCACTAAAAGGAGGGCTACACATTATTGGacattattgcaaattgtgatTTGGCATCCACTAGGACTTgaggaacaaaaaaaaccagttCAAACTTCAAAGAGACCAGTTAGTGTGAAAAAGTGCTTTTTTGGGTAGCTGAGCAGTTGGCGCAACTGCATTTTTGCATACACAAATTTTGCTTTGACTCTGACTTTACCCAAtaagaatgaaatgaaatgaagaacaaaaccCATATCGCATTTCTTGAATTGGTTTTTGCTTCTGGTCAAAAGCTCATGCTTTTCAAGTTGACTTGCCTGTTGGCCCATCGTCATTAATAGAAATATGGGTGGGAAAAAATTGGTCACTTCAAGGCTGGGAAGAAATTTGGGTGGGTGAAGAAATTGGtgggaggagaagaaatatgGGTGAGAAATCGCCTGGGGGGTGGGAAGAAATTGGGgctggagagagagaacttGTCATTGCCATTTCATCATTTTTAACGAAATAGTTGACTAAGATGACGGAAAAGATGATTTCTGAAAATAGAGGCATAATTAAAGTACCACCGtaacaatttaataatatGAGAGACGAAAAGTTAAGTTTAGTTTTAATTCAGGGACCATTGCTAAAATTTTGCTTAAATTTTAATGGATAATTGTATAATATAATACTGAAATGGACTTATTGCTAAAAATTTGGAAGGACCTCAAATTCTGTAAATCAAATAAGATAACAATTCTTGCATCAACTTAATTTGATTAGGATTTGGTTTGTCCAAGTTGACTCTAACATCAACACCCtccatttaaattattttctttcagacaccaatttttttaaaaatatatcacAATAGACATAGttcaaaacaaattgaaaagtttGAAAGTAATTACAAAGTTTATTTTAAGATAAtgctaaaagaaagaaaaattaaaaaataaaaccaataaaaaaatttataaagccaaaagaagaaaaagggaagCATGTGAGACTATGATAGGAGGTTGGGCCTTATTCGGTTGCTAACAAAGTAAAACGCGGAGGACGACATATAATACGACATGcattacaaaatcaaaataagtAAAAAGATAATTatcgtatttttatttttcccaatatattcattttatttttcccgaAGAATTTAGTTGGTTTAGAAACTAGCGAATATGCTTTgttctgtctctctcttcctctttctgctaagaaaagaaaccaaaaattagaggagagagaagttAGATTGTGAAACATAAGgagggaagaagagaaaaggggTTCCTTTGGTTTTCCATCtctttctgtttctctctAACTTTTCCCTAGAAAAttgcagaaagaaagaaaattttaagaaaaagaaggaaaatttagagagagatggagaagagagaagacaATGGAGATGTGAAGGTTGTTGGGGGAGTGGGATCTATCAGTAAGTTCCCATTGAGCTTCTGGGAGATGGCTGTGGCTTCCACGGTCCTATTGGGCTTCGTGGTTGGCCTTCTGGTGGTTTACCTAACCATGCCCGCATCGGATTATAGCTTTCTCAAGCTCCCTCGTAGCCTCCAAGAGCTTCAAATCCTCAGGTACTTTTCCCAATTTCCTGTATTTTGTTTTAGATATATCATAAATTGCCCATAAaagattcaattttcaatGTTCTGGAGCTTAGAGAAAAGGAACATAATTGATGGGAAATTTGTGGTTTTCTCATGCAATTCCAATCTAGGGCTTTTTTTTCCCGCTGTTTTATTGGTATAAGCAGTTTTCTGCATCAGAGCTCTGTTAGTTGTGTAGTAAATCATGGATTTTTAGCTTTGAGagctatttttctctttccaaaGCTAAACCAATAAGCGTGATCTTTTTGTGAGGATCTATCTTCTAGCTAAATAATTGAAGCATTCTATTTTGACAAATCACTTTTCAAGAGTTGAAAATAATACATAGATTGTTGTTTCctaataagataataggtcttTATTTTAGTACAACTGGTATTGGTCTAAGCAAGTTTAGATTCGGACCTTTGATTCTTCTTCTGTGAAACTTTATGTGACATCATGTTGCTGTAATATTAGTTATGAGTTGTGGCACAAATGCCTAATGTGAACTAATGTGAATTAGTGCATTAGTGTGACCTAAAGATGCTGTAGTAGGAGGGTTGGGAGTGATTTGTGTAGACTCAATGAGGGGAAATAATGCTAATGtcctttatttattgttaTAACCATTTAAAGCCATTTCACTTGGTAGAGAGGTGGAACGAGATTCTTGTggtataattttaatttaggtttgataattttattgcTTGAGTATTTTGAAAGACATAGCTGTAACATCATTAGCACTATGAACTTGCTTTGTTATAGCAAATCTACTTCCCTAGTTTGACGAATGATGTATTGTGTTTTGTCCCTGCTGTATGTTCTTCATTTAGAGAGAGATTGCGGAATATTAGTTTCATAGTATTTgtcagttttatttatttattgtttcatTGTCTTCTTCTGGGTAGAGTTCACCTTGAGGACTACACAAGTGACTACACTGCTCAGGTTTTGTTGGGGTACTGCatggtttatatatttatgCAGACTTTCATGATCCCTGGTACTGTATTCATGTCCTTGCTTGCTGGTTCcctttttggggttttcaaAGGCGTAGCTTTGGTGGTGTTCAATGCCACTGCTGGTGCAtcttcttgttattttttgtcaaagtTGATAGGGAGGCCCATTGTCTTCTCTCTTTGGCCTGACAAGCTACAATTTTTCCAAAACCAGGTAAATTTGAATGTCTCCATATCTTTCATTGATACttaacataaaaaataggaatcagtcatttatttttcttccagGTGGCTAAAAGAAGAGATGGACTTTTAAACTACATGTTGTTTCTACGATTGACTCCGACCTTGCCAAACACGTTTATTAATCTTGCTTCACCAATAGTGGATGTACCCTATCATATTTTCTTCCTGGCAACCATAATTGGTCTGATACCAGCTGCTTATGTCACTGTCAGGGTATGGATCTTTCcttctatgaaaatttttgaGTTAAATTTTGAAGTTCAATTGTGGTCTCCAAACATCATAAGGCATTATCACAACTTTACTCAAATCCTGAAGGGTTCTATGCTCAAAtgacccaaaataaaaattactatGCAAAAACAGATATGAAtcatgattattattttttgcatAGAGAAAGATCATTATACCTTCATCTTCGGTCATCTCAATCTGCATTGTTTACTCATGCATAAAAAGGTAAAATTGTCTTTAGCAAAGttagttttctaattttggagaatggtttttattttggttcatTTCACGAAGTGGTTGGAGCTCAAACCACCTGCCACATGCCACCAGCATGTTAAGGTGGTGATAGTTCGGCCTAATCTATAAAGGACAATTGTATTGGTGATTTATCTAAGTTCTCTGGCGTTCGTAATGTACTCTGTGTTACTAGTTATGCCTATGATCTCTGACTCTGTTTTTGCCCTCAGGCTGGATTAGCTCTTGGAGAGTTGCGATCTCTTGGGGATCTCTATGATTTCAACTCAATAGCCACCTTGTTCTTCATTGGAGTTGTCTCAGTTACTCCCACGTTAGTGAGCAAGAGCAAATCATAGCGTCTCACTTGCTGAACTTTGCTTGGTGTACATGAGGCCCTTATTCAGTTTGCAGTCATGTGGGTATCACCTCTGTACAGTTAGCATCTGTCCGCATTTGAAGATTACTGCCTTTGTCGGATCTCCATTGGATAAGATTATATGCTGAAGGCGTGTGCTTGGATGAAATTTCTGGACTCTCATTTTTTACTGCAttggttggtggggttgggtGTAAATGTGTAATGTAACTTCATTTTCAGTATCAAGAATATCTCCAATTTCATAGGGTATGTATATCATTGGCAGGAAAATTGTAAAGGCAGTCTAGTCAAGTTCTGAGCTTATCTCAGTTCTAGTGTTGAATTGGAAGTCCCAACTTAACAGTTGTATTGTTGTTCATCAAATTGACCACTAAAACGTCAGTATGAAATTTCTTTAAGACAATCAATCCACAGGGTTTGCAATTTCTCAATTTCGCCTCACATACTTACCTAATACGCTAAGTATTTGTTCTTAATGATTCCTTGTTGCTTAATTTGCCCCAGCCATTTAGTTCAAGTTTGAAGCTGGCAAGTAACTATGGCATCTGGAATTGCTTGGCATGGAAGCTAAGAACTGCAGAACTAAAAAACACTGTTTCTCTACAATTCAAGAATCTCAATTTTGCCATGCAAGTTTCTTATGGACCAACATATTTGCACCGAGGCATCTGTGGGTTAGGTCAATAAGCCAAAGCACCTAACCCAAAGCAATGTGCTTGTCCTTTCGCACTCAACTCAAGTTCCAATATCTTCATACATTAGAGTAGTTTGGAATAGTTTGGAATATCATTTGTAATTAAAGAactaaacaacaaaaatgtttATGTAGGTGGGTGCTCAAAACAAGCAATTAACAAGCAATTGTGAGTGGAGGCAGAGAGCTGAGAGCTAGTCTGATCCTATAATCtcattattgttatttttgcaCCTTTCTCATCTTCGTacaaaaagcaatgtcaagATCCAAGGACGTGTAACGTGTTAGCGCACCAAAGATTGGTAATACAAGAACAAAACGTATAAGTTTGGCTCATCTTAGTTTCcattttgataatttgatcTTATAAGTTTGGTTAGTTAGCAATCAAGTCTTGAAATTGTAAAGGAAAATAGACGGATTGATTACATCAATTTGAACTCACTACTTACCACAATTGAAATTACGAACCAAACTAGGAGGACCCAAAACCGCATTTTTGGAAtccaaacagaaaatagatCTGTAGATCATTATAATGGAGATTTTGGGAACCATCTGACGGAAATTAACttacaaaaattatttgacaaAATGAAACAATATAATGACTTgtacaagaaattggacagGGTACACATTTCATAATTCTCTTACCACAGAACTGGAGGTGCCTTTATCAGGTCAATTGCCAATGGACATTAATTGTGCGCTCCTACCTATATTTCTtgaatttcttcttctgctgGGAGCTCTCTGGAGTTCGGCTATCCATCTTACGCTTTATACCTGTTTGTTTTGCAGCACCACCTTCGA
This genomic interval carries:
- the LOC18777332 gene encoding uncharacterized membrane protein At4g09580 yields the protein MEKREDNGDVKVVGGVGSISKFPLSFWEMAVASTVLLGFVVGLLVVYLTMPASDYSFLKLPRSLQELQILRVHLEDYTSDYTAQVLLGYCMVYIFMQTFMIPGTVFMSLLAGSLFGVFKGVALVVFNATAGASSCYFLSKLIGRPIVFSLWPDKLQFFQNQVAKRRDGLLNYMLFLRLTPTLPNTFINLASPIVDVPYHIFFLATIIGLIPAAYVTVRAGLALGELRSLGDLYDFNSIATLFFIGVVSVTPTLVSKSKS